Proteins co-encoded in one Nonlabens agnitus genomic window:
- a CDS encoding multidrug effflux MFS transporter, with product MRKRTVQTDISKRRKNIIILLLGTLIAIGPFSIDTYLPAFKQIAGDFNVDTSAVGLTLTTYFIGIGLGQLAYGPLMDKYGRRKPLIVGLALYIFMSILCGIAWNLWSLAFFRFFMALGGCAGMVASKAVVRDYFEKDQVADVLSTLMLIMGVAPIIAPTVGGFIITAFHWEVVFFCLAAFAGLMLLNVIYVLPESAEPNSSTSLRPTKVAREYWSIYKNKDFFLFSTTRGFAIGALLAYVASAPFVFIEFFGMSEDMFGYIFGGNAAGLILGSQLNRLFLKRFTTFQITFTVAIIMAFLTGSITIYSLLVQPQFWVIYPGLFTMLFFIGFQNPNVTALSLQPFNLQAGSASALVGAVSMIFGSIASTLVAQLLVDGIMPLLAIVTFCSIAGCIAVVYYKIEYGHGYAFAKAYYHHPHRIKQRKEAA from the coding sequence GTGAGAAAGAGAACTGTACAGACCGACATAAGCAAAAGAAGAAAAAACATCATCATTTTATTGTTGGGGACGCTCATTGCTATAGGTCCATTTTCCATAGATACTTACCTGCCTGCGTTTAAACAAATTGCTGGAGACTTTAACGTCGATACTAGTGCTGTAGGACTGACGCTTACCACATATTTTATTGGAATAGGTCTAGGCCAACTTGCCTATGGTCCATTGATGGACAAATATGGACGACGCAAACCACTTATCGTCGGGCTTGCCCTCTATATTTTCATGAGCATCCTATGCGGAATCGCATGGAATCTATGGTCGCTGGCATTTTTCAGATTCTTCATGGCCTTAGGAGGTTGTGCCGGTATGGTGGCCAGTAAGGCTGTTGTAAGAGATTACTTTGAAAAGGATCAAGTAGCAGATGTTTTGAGTACGCTCATGCTCATCATGGGTGTTGCACCTATCATTGCGCCTACGGTAGGTGGTTTTATCATAACCGCATTTCACTGGGAAGTGGTGTTCTTCTGTCTGGCTGCATTTGCTGGCCTGATGCTTCTTAATGTAATCTATGTACTTCCAGAAAGCGCAGAACCGAATAGCTCGACAAGCCTGCGGCCCACTAAAGTTGCTAGAGAATATTGGTCTATATATAAGAATAAGGATTTCTTTCTCTTTTCAACCACTCGAGGATTTGCGATAGGAGCACTGCTGGCTTATGTCGCCAGTGCACCTTTTGTGTTTATAGAGTTTTTTGGGATGAGCGAAGATATGTTCGGTTATATTTTTGGTGGTAATGCAGCTGGTTTGATTTTGGGCAGTCAGCTCAACAGGCTTTTTCTCAAGCGGTTTACTACATTCCAGATAACATTTACCGTGGCAATCATCATGGCTTTTTTAACGGGTAGTATCACCATTTATAGTTTGTTGGTGCAGCCACAGTTTTGGGTGATTTACCCTGGATTGTTCACCATGCTCTTTTTTATCGGCTTCCAGAATCCTAATGTGACGGCGCTTAGTTTGCAACCTTTCAATCTACAGGCCGGTAGCGCTAGTGCGCTCGTGGGTGCGGTCAGTATGATTTTTGGGAGTATTGCAAGTACCTTGGTGGCTCAACTTTTGGTAGATGGGATCATGCCTTTATTGGCAATAGTCACCTTTTGTAGTATAGCTGGCTGCATTGCGGTAGTTTACTATAAGATTGAGTATGGTCATGGGTACGCTTTCGCGAAAGCGTACTACCATCATCCTCATCGCATAAAGCAACGTAAGGAAGCCGCCTAA
- a CDS encoding bifunctional folylpolyglutamate synthase/dihydrofolate synthase, giving the protein MMTYEQTTEWMFKQLPMYQQVGKSAYKKDLSNSIALDEYLDHPHQYYKTIHVAGTNGKGTTCHMISAVLQAAGYKVGLYTSPHLKDFRERIKINGEMISQQEVIQFIGDHKTYLESNSLSFFEMTVGMAFEAFRKHQVDYAVIETGLGGRLDSTNIITPILSIITSIDLDHTDLLGDTLEKIAFEKSGIIKKNVAVVINEKRSHLRQFFQERANEVGADLYFAYSESKYSSDIFNHTTTEEQNRDLVKKALDVLIDKYEIDLGPNQVSEGLKNYRGLTNFMGRYQIISTNPKVIADVAHNPSGLKMLIEKVEKESYRKLHIVFGAVEGKRLDESLIVLPRDADYYLCSPSISRAVPVTILEKEFTKHELKNNAYDSVELALEGALSHTDEDDLVLVTGSTFVVSEII; this is encoded by the coding sequence ATGATGACCTATGAACAGACCACGGAATGGATGTTCAAACAGCTACCCATGTATCAGCAGGTTGGGAAGTCTGCTTACAAAAAGGATCTTTCAAACTCCATAGCTCTAGATGAGTATTTGGATCATCCCCATCAATACTACAAAACAATTCACGTAGCAGGCACTAATGGCAAAGGGACCACCTGCCACATGATTTCTGCTGTTCTACAAGCCGCAGGTTATAAGGTTGGACTCTATACATCGCCACATTTAAAAGATTTTAGAGAACGTATTAAAATCAACGGCGAGATGATATCTCAGCAAGAGGTAATTCAATTTATTGGCGATCATAAGACATATCTGGAATCAAACAGTCTTTCGTTCTTTGAAATGACGGTAGGAATGGCATTTGAAGCATTTAGAAAGCATCAGGTGGATTATGCAGTTATTGAGACTGGTCTAGGTGGCAGATTAGATTCTACTAACATCATTACTCCTATCCTTTCAATCATTACCTCTATTGATCTGGATCATACAGATCTATTGGGTGATACTTTAGAAAAGATTGCTTTTGAAAAGTCTGGTATCATAAAGAAGAATGTAGCCGTAGTGATCAATGAAAAAAGATCACATTTGAGACAATTCTTTCAAGAAAGAGCTAATGAGGTAGGTGCTGATCTTTATTTCGCTTATAGCGAAAGCAAATATTCAAGCGACATATTTAATCACACAACAACTGAAGAGCAAAACCGAGACTTGGTGAAAAAGGCCTTAGATGTATTGATAGACAAATACGAAATTGATTTAGGCCCAAATCAAGTTTCCGAAGGCCTTAAAAACTATAGAGGACTGACGAACTTTATGGGTCGTTATCAAATTATATCAACGAATCCAAAAGTGATAGCAGATGTAGCCCATAACCCTAGCGGATTGAAAATGCTCATTGAAAAGGTAGAAAAGGAATCCTATAGAAAATTACATATTGTGTTTGGCGCAGTGGAAGGTAAAAGACTAGATGAAAGCTTAATAGTTTTACCACGAGATGCGGATTACTATTTGTGTTCACCATCTATTTCCAGAGCCGTCCCAGTGACGATACTAGAAAAAGAGTTCACCAAACATGAACTTAAAAACAATGCTTACGATAGTGTAGAATTAGCTTTAGAAGGCGCTTTGAGTCACACAGACGAAGACGACTTAGTATTAGTCACTGGAAGTACGTTTGTTGTAAGCGAAATAATTTAA
- a CDS encoding ExbD/TolR family protein, translated as MNLRGRNKVSPEFSMSSMTDIVFLLLVFFLLTSPSITPEALDLILPKASGKSSNVQNASVSISREGAFYVNATEVAPENMEAELIKVMEGQEDPTIILRADGETAINSAVKVMDIANRNKFKIILAVKPE; from the coding sequence ATGAACTTAAGAGGAAGAAATAAAGTAAGTCCTGAGTTCTCGATGTCTTCCATGACTGACATCGTTTTTCTGCTGTTGGTATTCTTTTTACTTACATCACCATCCATCACACCAGAGGCATTGGATTTGATATTACCCAAAGCAAGTGGTAAAAGCTCCAATGTACAGAATGCATCGGTCAGCATTTCTAGAGAAGGTGCTTTCTATGTAAATGCGACTGAGGTAGCGCCAGAAAACATGGAAGCGGAATTGATCAAGGTGATGGAAGGACAAGAAGATCCAACGATCATTTTGAGAGCAGATGGAGAAACAGCCATTAACAGCGCCGTAAAAGTAATGGACATCGCTAATAGAAATAAATTCAAAATCATACTGGCTGTCAAACCAGAATAA
- the nhaB gene encoding sodium/proton antiporter NhaB produces MFKYFLGNSPVWFKTTMLSFLVLNTVLFFVVSGTTMGWIFIAEFIFCLAMALKCYPLQSGGLLALQVLFLGLTHPMYKIDHDTHEAVLDEAGNHVLGGVYAEVAQNLEVILLLVFMVAGIYFMKPLLMYIFVKVFTKIKSKIVLSLFFVGLSAVLSAFLDALTVTAVLISVGLGFYNVYHKIHSSDLDLDNDNTLDREQLSGETLEKFRSFLRSLVMHGVVGTALGGVCTIVGEPQNLLIGTKMNWDFVEFFTVMAPITIPVLIAGLLTTVLLETTKTFGFGQKMPPVVRQIIEGWMEKRDKERTKKEKYALVVQGVSAVLLITALALHIAPVGFIGLALIVVQTAFMGITDEHSLGKAFEEALPFTGLLVVFFVIVAMIHDQHLFAPIIEWALNQDPGNQPAIFYLANGVLSMISDNVFVATVYINEVTAAYEAGKITRESYEHLAIAINTGTNLPSVATPNGQAAFLFLLTSALAPVINLSYGRMAKMALPYTIVLTLVGLAMVVYYL; encoded by the coding sequence ATGTTCAAATATTTTCTAGGTAATAGCCCAGTATGGTTCAAGACAACCATGCTTTCTTTTTTAGTGTTAAACACCGTTTTATTTTTTGTGGTTAGTGGTACCACCATGGGATGGATCTTCATAGCAGAATTTATTTTCTGCCTCGCCATGGCTCTCAAATGTTATCCACTACAATCTGGTGGATTACTTGCCTTACAGGTCTTGTTTTTAGGTCTAACACATCCTATGTATAAGATAGACCACGATACTCATGAAGCGGTACTCGATGAAGCTGGTAACCATGTTTTAGGTGGTGTGTATGCAGAAGTCGCTCAAAATCTGGAAGTGATTCTCCTATTGGTTTTCATGGTGGCTGGTATCTATTTCATGAAACCTTTACTCATGTACATCTTTGTAAAGGTGTTCACTAAGATCAAGAGCAAAATCGTGCTTTCGCTTTTCTTCGTTGGATTGAGTGCCGTTCTATCTGCATTTCTTGATGCACTTACGGTAACTGCTGTTTTGATAAGCGTTGGACTAGGTTTTTATAATGTATATCACAAGATTCACTCCAGTGATCTGGATTTGGATAATGATAACACCCTAGATAGGGAACAATTGAGCGGTGAGACTCTGGAGAAATTCCGTTCGTTTTTGCGTAGTCTCGTTATGCATGGAGTTGTAGGTACGGCACTAGGTGGAGTTTGTACAATCGTAGGAGAGCCACAAAACTTATTAATAGGTACTAAAATGAACTGGGATTTCGTAGAGTTCTTTACGGTAATGGCTCCTATTACAATTCCTGTGTTGATCGCAGGGTTGCTAACGACGGTTTTGTTGGAAACCACTAAGACCTTCGGTTTTGGTCAAAAAATGCCTCCTGTCGTTCGTCAAATTATTGAAGGATGGATGGAGAAACGTGATAAGGAACGTACCAAAAAAGAAAAGTACGCTCTTGTCGTTCAAGGAGTATCGGCTGTTTTATTGATCACTGCCCTCGCGCTTCACATCGCACCGGTTGGATTCATAGGACTTGCCTTGATCGTCGTTCAAACAGCATTCATGGGTATCACAGATGAGCACAGTCTAGGTAAAGCCTTTGAAGAAGCGCTACCATTTACAGGTCTTCTTGTGGTGTTCTTTGTGATCGTGGCAATGATTCACGATCAGCACCTTTTTGCACCAATTATTGAATGGGCCCTAAATCAGGATCCAGGAAATCAACCCGCTATATTCTATCTCGCAAATGGTGTGCTAAGTATGATCTCTGACAACGTTTTTGTTGCCACGGTTTACATTAATGAGGTCACGGCAGCCTATGAAGCTGGTAAAATCACCAGAGAAAGCTATGAGCACCTTGCGATTGCCATCAATACGGGTACTAACTTGCCTAGTGTCGCCACGCCTAATGGCCAGGCCGCATTTTTGTTCCTACTGACATCGGCGCTAGCTCCAGTGATCAACCTTTCTTACGGTAGAATGGCCAAAATGGCTCTTCCCTACACCATTGTATTGACCCTTGTGGGCCTTGCGATGGTGGTGTATTATTTGTAG
- a CDS encoding MotA/TolQ/ExbB proton channel family protein, with protein sequence MIQDLTTDLETQQPIVEEKTLSLYDLVASGGVAGTIIIVILLILLFVALYIYFERLFKIKASSKIDSNFMLQIKDHVTNGRIDSAKMLCAKEGSPVARLTEKGISRIGSPLEDINSAIENAGKLEVYKLEKNVSVLATIAGAAPMIGFLGTVIGMVLAFHTLATSGGQAEMGTLAEGIYTAMTTTVAGLIVGIIAYIGYNHLVVKTDKVVHQMEANAVDFLDLLNEPA encoded by the coding sequence ATGATCCAAGATTTGACTACCGATTTAGAAACGCAACAACCTATCGTTGAAGAGAAAACGCTATCGCTCTACGACCTTGTTGCCAGCGGTGGCGTGGCAGGAACTATCATTATCGTGATATTGCTTATTCTGCTATTTGTAGCTCTGTATATATACTTTGAACGCCTTTTTAAAATCAAGGCAAGCTCAAAAATTGACAGCAACTTCATGCTGCAAATCAAAGATCATGTGACTAATGGCCGCATCGACAGTGCAAAAATGCTGTGTGCCAAAGAAGGTTCACCAGTCGCTCGCCTTACCGAAAAAGGAATAAGCCGTATAGGATCACCACTGGAAGATATCAATAGCGCGATAGAAAATGCCGGGAAGCTTGAAGTGTACAAACTTGAGAAAAATGTTAGTGTTCTTGCTACTATTGCTGGAGCCGCACCAATGATAGGATTTTTAGGAACGGTAATAGGTATGGTTTTGGCATTTCATACCTTGGCTACTAGCGGTGGTCAGGCAGAAATGGGCACACTTGCCGAAGGTATCTATACCGCTATGACAACGACAGTAGCTGGTTTGATCGTGGGAATTATCGCTTATATAGGTTACAATCACCTGGTAGTAAAGACAGATAAAGTGGTTCATCAAATGGAGGCCAACGCTGTTGACTTTCTAGATCTACTTAACGAACCCGCTTAA
- a CDS encoding pirin family protein has translation MKNVIHRAESRGHANHGWLKANHSFSFASWYNPERINFGAIRVLNDDTIAPGAGFPTHPHDNMEIITIPLSGVLEHKDSMGNVAQIKTGEVQVMSAGTGVTHSEYNGSQTEELKLFQIWLFPNKKNVTPRYDELKLNVEDRKNRFQQILSPSPDDEGVWIHQDAWMHMISMDPDTVNDYRLKNPSNGVYIMVIEGNVEIDGDQLKNRDAMGVIESDTINIKATSKSDLLLIEVPMQF, from the coding sequence ATGAAAAACGTAATTCACAGAGCAGAAAGCAGAGGTCACGCAAATCACGGGTGGCTCAAGGCAAACCACAGTTTTAGTTTTGCAAGCTGGTACAATCCAGAGCGAATCAATTTTGGCGCCATAAGAGTGTTGAATGACGACACCATAGCTCCAGGTGCTGGTTTTCCTACCCATCCACACGATAATATGGAAATTATTACCATACCACTATCTGGAGTGTTGGAACACAAGGATAGTATGGGTAACGTTGCCCAAATCAAAACGGGTGAGGTTCAAGTCATGAGTGCTGGTACTGGAGTGACCCATTCAGAATACAACGGCAGTCAAACGGAAGAATTAAAATTATTTCAAATCTGGCTTTTTCCAAACAAGAAAAATGTCACGCCTCGATATGACGAACTAAAACTTAACGTTGAGGACCGTAAAAACAGATTTCAACAAATATTATCTCCTTCACCAGACGATGAAGGAGTGTGGATACATCAAGATGCCTGGATGCATATGATTAGTATGGATCCCGATACGGTTAATGACTATCGTTTGAAAAACCCAAGTAATGGAGTTTACATTATGGTCATTGAGGGTAATGTAGAAATTGATGGCGACCAGTTAAAGAATCGAGATGCCATGGGCGTGATAGAAAGTGATACTATTAATATTAAGGCAACATCAAAATCAGATTTGTTACTTATTGAAGTTCCTATGCAATTCTAA